In a single window of the Vicinamibacterales bacterium genome:
- the nadE gene encoding NAD(+) synthase — translation MTLLSEPLTNWIRRHVDGTSADGLVVGLSGGIDSATVARLCQLALPDAVVGVVLPCHSEPQDAADARLVADHFDLPTITINLDAVYDTLTSELRASLGNLPQAPDDLESRLPLANVKPRLRMTSLYFVANAMNYLVAGTGNRSEVTIGYYTKYGDGGVDLLPIGNLLKDEVRDLARELEVPTPIIEKPPSAGLWAGQKDETEMGFSYAELAAYLQDGPEAVSPESAKRIGQLTDAGAHKRTLPPRPPLTPD, via the coding sequence ATGACTTTGCTCAGTGAGCCTCTGACAAACTGGATCCGTCGGCATGTCGACGGAACGAGCGCAGATGGTCTGGTTGTGGGCCTGAGTGGCGGTATCGATTCGGCGACCGTGGCCCGTCTCTGCCAACTCGCCCTGCCCGACGCTGTCGTCGGCGTAGTCCTACCCTGCCATAGTGAACCGCAGGACGCCGCCGATGCGAGGCTCGTGGCGGACCACTTCGACCTGCCTACCATCACTATCAATCTCGATGCGGTGTATGACACGCTGACCAGTGAACTGCGCGCCTCACTGGGCAATCTGCCCCAAGCGCCAGACGACCTTGAATCGCGCCTCCCATTGGCCAACGTGAAACCTCGGCTCCGTATGACCTCACTCTACTTCGTGGCGAACGCGATGAACTATCTCGTGGCCGGCACCGGAAATCGGAGCGAGGTAACGATCGGCTACTACACAAAATACGGCGACGGGGGCGTCGACCTGCTGCCTATTGGGAACCTACTTAAAGATGAGGTGCGAGACCTAGCACGGGAGCTCGAGGTTCCCACGCCCATCATCGAGAAGCCACCGAGCGCTGGACTCTGGGCGGGACAGAAGGACGAAACTGAGATGGGGTTCTCTTACGCAGAACTCGCCGCATACCTTCAGGATGGACCAGAAGCCGTATCCCCCGAGTCGGCCAAGCGTATCGGGCAACTGACGGATGCGGGCGCACACAAGCGTACGCTTCCGCCCAGACCGCCGCTCACACCAGACTAA
- a CDS encoding 1-acyl-sn-glycerol-3-phosphate acyltransferase encodes MLDDITQAVLAHDEVARYLRGGPGESDLEARERVQAYIEELRTTQRYPFYRALKHPLYPILRKITRVPEAVEIAEAATGRGRVIYASNHKSHLDYLVEPLILDDHGIRPPLIAAGINLFGGALGLLHRHVTGAIPIRRNTKDPAYLVTLKAYVAELLKRHDFLVYLEGGRSYNGAMKTPKTGLLHAALQAGRDDLKIVPMAVAYDFVLEDQVLAHQGVKRQQRPFARELAEMVRYGVGYQSRAFVTFGAPLPLGGYDPGSRREVMGLASRIGDLIGKLHKVLPTALVSAAMRPSIELAELTDRIDGLIEVLRSNNANLAVSTGQQALDEAIEPMIERGIVILDGTRCRVRERIVLRYYARSIQHLLSPSSDQATH; translated from the coding sequence ATGCTGGATGACATCACTCAAGCGGTGCTTGCGCATGACGAGGTTGCCCGATACCTTCGCGGTGGTCCTGGCGAAAGCGATCTTGAAGCTCGCGAACGGGTACAGGCTTATATAGAGGAACTTCGTACGACGCAGCGCTATCCATTCTACAGAGCGCTGAAGCATCCGCTGTATCCGATCCTTAGAAAAATTACGAGAGTGCCCGAGGCCGTTGAAATAGCCGAGGCCGCAACCGGCCGGGGGCGCGTGATCTATGCGTCAAATCATAAGAGCCATCTTGATTACCTTGTTGAACCACTCATTCTTGACGACCACGGAATCCGACCACCGCTAATCGCTGCCGGCATCAACCTGTTCGGCGGTGCACTGGGCCTCCTGCATCGACATGTGACTGGTGCGATCCCAATCCGACGCAACACAAAGGACCCGGCGTATCTGGTAACGCTGAAGGCCTATGTCGCAGAGCTGTTAAAGCGCCATGACTTTTTGGTCTATCTCGAAGGCGGCCGTTCATACAACGGCGCCATGAAAACACCGAAAACGGGACTGCTACATGCAGCGCTCCAAGCCGGTCGAGACGACCTAAAGATCGTCCCGATGGCCGTAGCCTACGACTTCGTACTTGAAGATCAGGTGCTAGCGCATCAGGGCGTCAAACGGCAACAGCGGCCATTTGCGCGGGAGCTCGCCGAGATGGTGCGCTACGGGGTAGGGTATCAATCTCGAGCCTTTGTTACGTTCGGTGCACCGCTTCCGTTAGGCGGTTACGATCCTGGTTCCCGTCGCGAGGTGATGGGTCTAGCCAGTCGGATCGGTGACTTGATCGGAAAGTTGCACAAGGTGCTGCCGACCGCCCTAGTCTCGGCAGCCATGCGTCCCTCCATCGAGCTTGCGGAACTGACTGACCGAATCGACGGGCTCATCGAAGTGCTGCGAAGCAATAACGCAAATCTGGCTGTCTCAACCGGTCAACAAGCCCTTGACGAGGCGATCGAACCGATGATCGAGCGAGGCATCGTGATTCTCGACGGCACAAGGTGTCGGGTACGCGAGCGGATTGTTTTGCGTTACTACGCCCGCTCAATTCAGCATCTACTCTCCCCAAGTTCCGACCAAGCGACGCACTGA
- a CDS encoding SUMF1/EgtB/PvdO family nonheme iron enzyme has product MVVKAFQHHSLGRGASDPVTTDRVPTLGGFVSIPAGWIVMGSTAGQADEQPLHRVWVDAFEIATCAVTREAYNVFLTSTGHPHPRDWGTPALSRPGQPAVGVSWNDAVAYCHWLSTKGQLACLPTEAQWERAARGQRQGCHYPWGDTIPEWVPNGGRGPLDGPWPVMLGEPNDFGLFGIAANIHEWCADWHAADFYKRSPALNPTGPVSGVRRASRGGAWRHATTVSRVAARSKLDPTYRYTDYGFRLARPMLHAL; this is encoded by the coding sequence ATGGTCGTGAAAGCTTTTCAACATCACTCATTGGGCCGTGGTGCGTCCGACCCGGTCACGACAGATCGTGTGCCGACACTAGGTGGATTTGTATCGATACCGGCTGGTTGGATTGTGATGGGCAGTACAGCCGGTCAGGCCGACGAGCAGCCTCTACACCGGGTGTGGGTCGATGCTTTCGAAATCGCAACCTGTGCAGTAACTCGAGAGGCATACAACGTGTTCCTGACATCCACCGGCCATCCGCATCCGCGTGATTGGGGAACACCTGCACTGTCTCGTCCAGGTCAGCCTGCGGTCGGTGTGAGTTGGAACGATGCTGTGGCATATTGCCACTGGCTATCGACCAAAGGGCAACTGGCGTGCCTACCAACGGAAGCGCAATGGGAACGCGCCGCGCGAGGACAACGACAGGGATGTCACTACCCGTGGGGCGACACGATTCCCGAGTGGGTACCCAACGGTGGTCGTGGCCCACTCGACGGCCCGTGGCCCGTGATGCTCGGAGAGCCCAACGACTTCGGGCTCTTTGGCATCGCTGCAAACATCCACGAGTGGTGTGCGGACTGGCATGCCGCAGACTTTTACAAGCGGTCCCCCGCATTGAACCCAACCGGCCCAGTCTCTGGCGTTCGCCGGGCGTCCCGAGGAGGAGCGTGGCGACACGCCACGACCGTAAGCCGTGTAGCCGCGCGGAGCAAGCTGGACCCGACCTATCGTTACACTGATTACGGCTTTCGTCTGGCGCGGCCTATGCTCCATGCACTATGA
- a CDS encoding DUF4149 domain-containing protein: protein MPAMIAFRYAYVLLLALWLGGMVALGGITAPATFAVLQQDNPDTGRTLAGRVFGETLKRFHIASYAIAGLLLACLIGMAALGSKPVGFEIRFVIIVAMLLISLYSGRGVSPTIERMQQKIGGPVASLESDDPRRARFGRLHALSTALMLANITGALVLLYWEARRGG, encoded by the coding sequence ATGCCAGCGATGATTGCGTTCAGGTATGCGTATGTGTTGCTGCTCGCACTTTGGCTTGGCGGGATGGTCGCACTGGGGGGAATTACCGCACCAGCGACCTTCGCAGTGTTGCAGCAAGATAATCCCGACACCGGACGCACGTTGGCTGGTCGGGTCTTTGGAGAGACCCTGAAGCGGTTTCACATTGCCTCCTATGCCATCGCCGGACTCCTGTTGGCTTGCTTAATCGGCATGGCGGCTCTCGGTTCGAAGCCCGTCGGTTTCGAAATCCGCTTCGTCATCATCGTGGCGATGTTACTTATCAGCCTCTATTCAGGCCGTGGGGTCTCCCCGACAATTGAACGGATGCAGCAGAAAATTGGTGGGCCAGTCGCCTCCCTGGAATCCGACGACCCACGCCGTGCCCGATTCGGACGCCTCCACGCACTATCAACAGCGTTGATGCTCGCCAACATCACGGGCGCCCTGGTCTTGCTCTACTGGGAAGCCCGACGCGGGGGCTAA
- a CDS encoding transketolase — protein sequence MVDSWLRSRVLAVDRSSLVPALRNVAARLRIDSIRATSTAGSGHPTSCCSAADVVAALFFSEMRFDPENPQYPHSDRFVLSKGHAAPLLYAAWAQVGFVGDVTALRRVDSDLEGHPTPRLPFVDVATGSLGQGVCAAVGIALNARRLQSPYRTYVLLGDGESAEGSVWEAAQVAEQHKLDNLCGITDVNALGQSRATQWGHSLEQFAQRWEAFGWRAILVDGHDLDAILTAFDEARNTQGRPTMILARTLKGKGVSLFEGLDGWHGKALKLGDDMNAAIAELETQMVDGASCPPVAAPVDAPVEPTGPVDVSGMPAPAYDLGAQVATRTAYGTALAALGAVDQRVVALDADVKNSTFSETFEKAHRARFYQTYIAEQVMVGAAMGLASRGAIPFPSTFACFLSRAYDFIRMAGISNLNLKLAGSHAGVSIGEDGPSQMALEDLAMMRAVPNCAVLYPCDGVSAERLVAAAAAHQGMVYMRTSRPKTPVIYPPSEQFVIGGSKTLRESPNDVATVVAVGVTVFEALEAADLLAKDDVAISVIDAYSLSPIDAATLIRAGKRCGNALITVEDHYVSGGLGDAVSAAVGTDGIDVHRLAVSEIPRSGKPDELLEKYGISAARIVAAVRRVVTAS from the coding sequence ATGGTAGACTCTTGGCTTCGGAGTCGAGTGTTGGCGGTCGATAGATCATCCCTCGTGCCCGCGTTGCGTAACGTCGCTGCGCGCCTTCGTATTGATTCGATCCGGGCGACATCTACCGCTGGAAGCGGACATCCCACCAGTTGTTGCTCGGCCGCTGACGTTGTTGCGGCCTTATTCTTCTCGGAGATGCGGTTCGACCCCGAGAATCCACAGTATCCCCACAGTGATCGATTTGTGTTGTCAAAAGGGCATGCCGCGCCATTGCTCTACGCGGCATGGGCGCAGGTGGGTTTCGTCGGAGATGTCACTGCCCTACGCCGGGTCGACTCTGATCTGGAAGGACATCCGACCCCGCGTCTTCCATTTGTGGATGTCGCAACCGGCTCCTTGGGGCAGGGTGTCTGTGCAGCTGTTGGTATTGCCCTCAACGCTCGCCGGCTGCAATCGCCATATCGCACTTACGTCCTCCTCGGTGATGGCGAGTCTGCGGAGGGGTCGGTGTGGGAAGCTGCGCAGGTCGCCGAGCAACACAAACTGGACAATCTCTGTGGCATCACTGACGTCAACGCCCTCGGTCAGAGCCGGGCGACTCAGTGGGGCCATTCGCTTGAACAGTTCGCACAACGATGGGAAGCGTTTGGGTGGCGGGCGATATTGGTGGACGGGCACGATTTGGACGCGATTTTGACTGCATTCGATGAGGCGCGTAATACGCAGGGCCGCCCGACAATGATCTTGGCTCGGACCCTCAAGGGGAAGGGCGTATCGCTGTTCGAAGGACTGGATGGGTGGCACGGCAAGGCTCTCAAGCTTGGCGATGACATGAACGCGGCGATTGCGGAGCTCGAAACGCAGATGGTCGACGGCGCTAGTTGTCCACCCGTAGCCGCACCTGTGGATGCTCCCGTGGAACCCACGGGCCCGGTGGATGTGAGTGGGATGCCCGCGCCTGCCTATGACTTAGGAGCGCAGGTGGCGACCCGGACTGCCTACGGCACCGCGCTGGCCGCTCTTGGGGCGGTCGACCAGCGCGTGGTGGCATTGGATGCGGACGTTAAGAATTCCACGTTCAGTGAGACGTTTGAAAAGGCGCACCGTGCGCGCTTTTATCAGACCTACATCGCCGAGCAAGTTATGGTGGGCGCGGCTATGGGGCTGGCCAGCCGCGGCGCTATTCCGTTTCCGTCCACGTTCGCGTGTTTTCTGTCTCGTGCTTACGACTTCATCCGCATGGCGGGTATCAGTAACCTAAATCTCAAGCTCGCTGGGTCGCATGCTGGTGTGTCGATCGGTGAGGATGGTCCATCCCAGATGGCACTCGAAGACCTTGCGATGATGCGGGCGGTCCCCAACTGTGCCGTACTGTATCCATGCGATGGCGTCAGTGCTGAGCGTCTTGTCGCTGCGGCTGCCGCACACCAGGGCATGGTCTACATGCGGACCTCACGCCCTAAGACCCCAGTTATTTACCCGCCATCAGAGCAGTTCGTTATTGGGGGATCAAAGACGTTGCGGGAGAGTCCGAACGACGTTGCGACTGTTGTCGCCGTTGGTGTAACGGTGTTTGAAGCCCTGGAAGCGGCTGACTTGCTCGCCAAGGACGACGTTGCGATTAGCGTCATCGATGCCTATTCGCTTTCGCCCATCGATGCGGCGACCTTGATTCGAGCTGGCAAGCGCTGTGGCAACGCCCTGATCACTGTTGAGGACCATTATGTGAGCGGTGGACTCGGTGATGCCGTGAGTGCGGCCGTCGGCACCGACGGCATCGACGTGCATCGCCTGGCGGTGTCCGAGATTCCACGCAGCGGCAAGCCTGATGAATTACTGGAGAAGTACGGGATTTCCGCCGCGCGGATTGTTGCAGCCGTGCGACGTGTCGTCACCGCATCCTAA